The following proteins are co-located in the uncultured Draconibacterium sp. genome:
- a CDS encoding alpha-L-fucosidase, which translates to MKKSQLLLILVVLFSCTQVTPPEPVLPLPSERQLKWHELEYYAFVHFNMNTFSDMEWGMGDEDPNLFNPTQLDCGQWARVCKEAGMKGIILTAKHHDGFCLWPTETTNHSVKSSSWKDGKGDVVRELADACKEYGLELGIYLSPWDRNNPEYGTDKYIEIFRAQLRELLTNYGEVFEVWFDGANGGTGYYGGANEERRIDRKTYYDWENTRQIVRDLQPMACMFSDAGPDVRWVGNEEGWAMETNWAPIRRDEFYPGSPNYKELRSGHEDGTHWVPAEVDVSIRPGWYYHKYEDHKVKTLTQLLDIYYNSIGRNASLLINFPVDQRGLIHERDEEQVLKFGEAIKADFEKNLAAGKKSEATNVRGNSKKYQAANVTDGQVETSWATDDGVIQASLTIDLGEETEFNRFLVQEDIQLGQRVKKFTVETFTDNNWKEVASQTTIGRKRILRLPNTVASRVRLTIVDSKACPVISNIELYKAPKVLVEPKISRTKNGLVSIEGADNGVDIYYTLDGTLPTLQSDKYENPFMLPNKAVVKAIVVDSEEHKESPVALGEFDVVKSKWQVAGEYKNTENAELIFDGNDNTTWVEPGAAPFDVIIDLGETLNISGFKYLPDQRRANQGIIFNYEFYVSQNGKSWGAPVSKGEFSNIKNSPVWQKKEFEATAGRYIKLRALSTVDEKNNIGIAEFDIITK; encoded by the coding sequence ATGAAAAAATCTCAATTGCTGTTAATTCTTGTTGTCTTATTTTCTTGTACCCAAGTTACACCACCCGAGCCTGTTTTACCGCTTCCATCAGAACGTCAATTAAAATGGCACGAACTGGAGTATTATGCCTTTGTCCATTTTAATATGAATACTTTTTCCGATATGGAATGGGGAATGGGCGACGAAGATCCAAATTTGTTTAATCCTACTCAATTGGATTGCGGTCAGTGGGCTAGAGTGTGCAAAGAAGCCGGTATGAAGGGAATAATTTTGACAGCAAAACATCACGATGGATTTTGCTTGTGGCCAACAGAAACTACAAATCATTCGGTTAAAAGTTCGTCGTGGAAGGATGGAAAAGGAGATGTAGTTCGCGAATTGGCCGATGCCTGTAAGGAGTATGGTTTAGAACTTGGTATTTATCTTTCTCCCTGGGATCGCAATAATCCGGAATATGGAACCGATAAATACATTGAAATATTTCGAGCTCAATTACGCGAATTATTGACAAATTATGGCGAAGTATTCGAAGTATGGTTCGACGGAGCAAATGGTGGTACAGGCTATTACGGCGGCGCTAATGAGGAGCGGCGAATCGATAGAAAAACATATTATGATTGGGAAAATACCCGACAGATAGTTCGCGATCTTCAGCCAATGGCATGTATGTTTAGTGATGCAGGGCCCGATGTTCGCTGGGTAGGTAACGAAGAAGGTTGGGCAATGGAAACAAACTGGGCTCCCATTCGACGAGACGAGTTTTATCCGGGATCGCCAAATTACAAAGAACTCCGATCTGGACACGAAGATGGTACTCATTGGGTGCCTGCCGAAGTTGATGTTTCCATCCGTCCGGGATGGTATTATCACAAATACGAGGATCATAAAGTTAAAACCCTGACGCAACTTTTAGATATATATTATAATAGTATAGGAAGGAACGCATCGTTGCTGATTAACTTTCCGGTTGATCAACGAGGACTCATTCACGAAAGAGATGAAGAACAGGTTTTGAAATTCGGAGAAGCGATAAAAGCTGATTTTGAGAAAAACCTGGCTGCCGGTAAAAAATCAGAAGCAACGAATGTGCGTGGAAACTCAAAAAAATACCAGGCCGCGAATGTTACTGACGGACAAGTAGAAACCTCGTGGGCAACAGATGATGGCGTAATTCAGGCGTCACTGACGATTGATTTAGGTGAAGAAACGGAATTTAATAGGTTTCTTGTTCAGGAAGATATTCAGTTGGGACAACGTGTAAAGAAATTTACTGTTGAAACTTTTACTGATAATAACTGGAAAGAAGTTGCTTCGCAAACCACCATCGGAAGAAAACGAATTTTACGTTTGCCTAACACGGTTGCTTCCAGGGTCCGTCTAACAATTGTTGATTCAAAAGCATGTCCGGTTATATCAAATATTGAACTTTACAAAGCTCCAAAGGTTTTGGTTGAGCCCAAAATTTCAAGAACTAAAAATGGTTTGGTTTCAATTGAAGGTGCCGATAATGGTGTAGATATATATTATACTCTTGATGGAACATTGCCAACACTTCAATCTGATAAGTACGAGAATCCATTTATGTTACCAAATAAAGCAGTTGTAAAAGCAATTGTTGTTGATTCCGAAGAACACAAGGAGAGTCCTGTTGCATTGGGCGAATTCGATGTGGTAAAATCGAAATGGCAAGTTGCAGGTGAATATAAAAACACAGAGAATGCCGAATTAATTTTTGATGGAAATGATAACACCACATGGGTTGAACCAGGTGCTGCTCCGTTTGATGTAATAATTGATTTGGGCGAAACATTAAATATAAGTGGATTTAAGTATTTGCCCGATCAGAGACGTGCGAACCAGGGAATAATCTTCAATTACGAATTTTATGTGAGCCAAAATGGGAAAAGTTGGGGGGCGCCGGTTTCGAAAGGTGAATTCTCGAACATAAAAAATAGTCCTGTTTGGCAGAAAAAAGAATTCGAAGCAACTGCCGGGAGGTATATAAAATTAAGAGCTTTATCAACTGTTGATGAAAAGAACAATATTGGAATTGCTGAATTTGATATTATCACAAAATAA
- a CDS encoding M28 family peptidase has translation MRLLSIIFIVLFLQACVSTNNQKDAGITYNNIEKHIAELASDKYKGRAPMSDSEPLVLDYISSQMKEIGLEGANNGSYFQEVPILAISSKLSSTLDFNTPEGKLSFNKLTEYVAFSQKVEPEMTLLNSEVVFAGFGINAPEFGRNDFEGIDVKGKTIVVFVNDPGYGTDNPYFKGNTMTYYGRWTYKFEEAARQGAKACFIVHETGPAGYPWAVVRNNGESTKLFLDSEDGYKDRCEFEGWITTQSAEKLFASCGTSLHELKGKAISKDFKPFVLPLTATAKITSSFERGVSKNVCGLVKGSSRADEVVVYTAHWDHLGIGTVLNGDSIYNGATDNASAVSWMLEIARAFKNGERPERSALFLAVTSEESGLLGSVYYVQHPFFPMNKTVACINTDVILFLGNFNDVTVTGYGQSELDNWLLAEAEKQGRYLAPDPNPENGMFFRSDQFPFVKEGVPAIFAKGYIDAENYGKEETLNLINAYWKNTYHKPSDEYDPKRDDLNGLVQDAILLYNVGYNLADSNEWPAWNDDSEFKAKRNAGI, from the coding sequence ATGCGACTGTTGTCAATAATTTTTATTGTGCTTTTTCTTCAAGCTTGTGTTAGTACCAATAATCAAAAGGATGCAGGTATTACATATAATAATATAGAAAAGCACATTGCCGAACTGGCTTCGGATAAATACAAAGGGCGGGCACCAATGTCTGATTCAGAACCGCTGGTTTTGGATTACATTTCTTCACAGATGAAAGAAATTGGATTGGAAGGTGCAAACAACGGCAGTTATTTTCAGGAAGTGCCGATTCTGGCTATCAGCTCAAAACTTTCAAGTACCTTGGATTTTAACACACCGGAAGGAAAGCTTAGTTTTAATAAACTAACCGAATATGTGGCTTTCTCTCAAAAAGTGGAACCAGAGATGACCCTCCTTAATTCGGAGGTCGTATTTGCCGGTTTCGGAATAAATGCCCCAGAGTTCGGCCGAAACGATTTTGAAGGAATTGATGTAAAAGGAAAAACCATCGTCGTTTTTGTAAACGATCCGGGTTATGGAACCGACAATCCATATTTTAAAGGAAATACCATGACGTATTACGGGCGCTGGACCTATAAGTTTGAAGAAGCAGCGCGACAGGGAGCCAAAGCATGCTTTATTGTGCACGAAACCGGGCCGGCCGGATATCCCTGGGCAGTTGTTCGAAACAATGGCGAAAGCACCAAGCTGTTTCTCGATTCAGAAGATGGTTATAAAGATAGATGCGAATTTGAAGGATGGATTACAACACAGTCGGCCGAAAAACTTTTTGCGTCTTGTGGAACTTCTCTTCACGAATTAAAAGGAAAAGCCATTTCAAAAGATTTTAAACCTTTTGTTTTGCCACTAACGGCAACGGCAAAAATAACAAGTTCGTTTGAGCGAGGTGTTTCGAAAAATGTATGCGGTTTGGTAAAAGGAAGTTCCCGAGCCGATGAAGTTGTTGTTTACACCGCGCACTGGGATCATTTGGGCATTGGAACTGTTTTGAATGGCGACAGTATATATAATGGTGCCACCGATAATGCAAGTGCTGTGTCGTGGATGTTGGAAATTGCACGGGCATTTAAAAACGGAGAACGTCCTGAACGTTCGGCTTTGTTCCTGGCAGTTACTTCCGAAGAATCAGGATTACTTGGTTCAGTATATTATGTGCAACATCCATTCTTTCCGATGAATAAAACAGTAGCCTGTATAAATACCGATGTGATTTTATTTCTTGGGAATTTTAACGATGTTACTGTAACTGGTTATGGGCAATCTGAATTAGACAACTGGCTGTTGGCTGAAGCCGAAAAACAGGGCAGGTACCTGGCTCCCGATCCAAATCCGGAAAACGGTATGTTTTTTCGTTCCGATCAATTTCCATTTGTAAAAGAAGGTGTTCCTGCCATTTTTGCAAAAGGGTACATCGATGCCGAAAATTATGGGAAAGAAGAAACTCTGAATCTGATAAATGCGTATTGGAAAAACACCTACCATAAACCATCCGATGAATATGATCCCAAAAGGGATGATTTAAATGGTTTGGTACAAGATGCTATACTATTATATAATGTAGGGTATAATTTGGCCGATTCAAATGAGTGGCCGGCATGGAACGATGACTCCGAGTTTAAAGCAAAACGTAACGCCGGTATATAA
- a CDS encoding alpha-L-fucosidase: protein MKNLLISLFLIVCISQNGFSQKKIWDETANEKTERLAWWTEARFGMFIHWGLYAQAARHEWVKKNERISDADYQKYFEIFNPDLFDPAEWAKKAKAAGMKYAVITTKHHEGFNMFASEYTDYNIMNTPYGKDIIKQWVDAFRAEGLGIGFYYSLIDWHHPEYTIDRVHPQSASTTEEYDALNKDRDMGIYRAYLKNQVREILTNYGKIDILWLDYSFPGEFGKDHNDWGSVELLKMVRELQPEIIVNDRADLKDYQGGWDFTTPEQFKVKKWPEENGLRIPWETCQTFSGSWGYYRDEHTWKDNKQLLVLLIESVSKGGNLLLNVGPTARGTFDERADKALAEMGEWMKVNGRSVYGCTQAPDIFEAPDNTLLTYNPKTNRLYIHLLDYPMQNFLIRGMGDKIKYAQFLHDASEIKMGKPYGHWIAQETEENDINLLLPVTKPNVEIPVIELYLK from the coding sequence ATGAAAAATCTACTTATCTCATTATTTCTGATTGTTTGTATCAGTCAAAATGGATTTTCGCAAAAGAAAATTTGGGACGAAACAGCAAATGAAAAAACAGAACGACTTGCATGGTGGACGGAAGCACGTTTTGGTATGTTCATTCACTGGGGATTGTACGCACAGGCAGCCCGTCACGAATGGGTGAAAAAGAACGAACGTATTTCTGATGCAGATTACCAAAAGTATTTTGAAATTTTTAATCCTGATTTGTTCGATCCTGCGGAATGGGCAAAAAAAGCAAAAGCTGCCGGAATGAAATACGCAGTAATCACCACCAAGCATCACGAAGGATTTAACATGTTTGCATCGGAATACACCGATTATAATATAATGAACACTCCATACGGAAAAGACATTATTAAACAGTGGGTAGATGCTTTTCGTGCTGAAGGACTTGGAATTGGATTCTATTATTCATTAATAGACTGGCACCACCCGGAGTACACCATCGATCGAGTTCATCCGCAAAGTGCATCTACAACAGAAGAGTATGATGCCTTAAATAAAGATCGTGACATGGGGATTTATCGCGCATATTTAAAAAATCAGGTACGCGAGATTTTAACCAATTACGGGAAAATAGATATTCTTTGGCTCGATTATTCATTTCCCGGTGAGTTTGGAAAAGATCATAACGATTGGGGATCGGTTGAATTATTGAAGATGGTGAGAGAATTACAACCTGAAATTATTGTAAACGACCGTGCTGATTTAAAAGATTACCAGGGAGGATGGGATTTTACCACTCCCGAGCAATTCAAAGTTAAAAAGTGGCCCGAAGAAAATGGCCTTCGGATTCCATGGGAAACTTGTCAGACTTTTTCAGGTTCGTGGGGATATTACCGCGACGAACATACCTGGAAAGACAATAAACAACTACTCGTATTATTAATTGAGTCGGTGAGTAAAGGCGGTAACTTATTATTGAATGTTGGTCCAACCGCCCGTGGTACATTTGACGAACGTGCCGATAAAGCTTTGGCAGAAATGGGAGAGTGGATGAAAGTCAACGGTCGTTCTGTTTATGGATGTACCCAGGCTCCCGATATTTTCGAAGCTCCTGATAATACATTATTAACGTACAATCCTAAAACCAATCGTCTGTATATTCATCTTTTAGATTATCCCATGCAAAACTTTCTGATACGTGGCATGGGCGATAAAATAAAGTATGCCCAGTTTTTGCACGATGCTTCTGAAATTAAAATGGGAAAACCATATGGGCACTGGATTGCTCAGGAGACAGAGGAGAACGATATTAACCTGTTATTACCAGTAACTAAGCCTAATGTTGAAATTCCCGTCATCGAGTTGTATTTAAAGTAG